Within the Candidatus Deferrimicrobiaceae bacterium genome, the region CTGCGACCTCTACTTCGCGCGGGACGGGAAGCGGTACCGGTCCCTCGGATGCGTTCCGTGCAACTTCCCGATCGCCTCCGGGGCCGCAACCGTCGACGAGATCATCGAGGAGCTGAAGGAGACGAAGACGCCGGAGAGGGCCGGGCGCGCCCAAGACCATGAGGCGGCCTACATGATGCAGAAGCTGCGGTCCCTGGGCTACATGTAACGAGCAAAGGGACGTTCTTGAACTTTTCCTTAGAGCGCCGGGATCGTAACAAACCGGGGACGGCGTTCGGTAGCGATGGTTCCTTTCCGATTCTGCAAAGGCAATAGAACGTCCCCGTGCTTTTCGAGGTGGGTGTGAACGTTGCGGATACGCTCCGGATAGTCATCGTCGGGCACGTCGACCACGGGAAATCCACCCTGATCGGTCGGCTCTTCTACGATACCGGCTCGCTTCCCGAGGAGCGGTACCGGGAGATCGAGCGCGCTTGCCGGGAGCAGGGGCGGGAGTTCGAGTTCGCCTATCTGATGGACGCACTCGAGGAGGAGCGCGAGCACAACATCACGATCGACACCGCCCAGACTTTCTTCCGCACAGTAATGCGCCCCTACATCATCATCGACGCCCCGGGGCACAAGGAGTTCCTGAAGAACATGATCACCGGCGCGGCGGCCGCCGACGCGGCGATTCTCCTGGTGGACGGCGCCGAGGGGGTTCGGGAGCAGACGAGGCGCCACGCCTACATCCTCTCCCTTCTGGGCCTGCCGCAGGTGGTGGTGGCGGTCAACAAGCTCGACCTGGTGGGGTACCGCCGGATACGGTTCCTCGAAATCGAGGAGGAGATCCGCAGGTTCCTCGGGTCCGTCGGGATCGTCCCTTCGTATGTCGTCCCCATCTCGGCCAGGGAGGGGGACAACATCGCGGCGAATTCCTCGCGCATGCCCTGGTACGGCGGCCCGACGCTTCTCGAGGCGCTCGACTCGTTTTCCCCCGCCCGGGAGGCGACCGGCCTTCCGCTGCGGTTTCCGGTCCAGGATGTCTACGTGTGGGACCGCAAGCGGATCTACGCGGGACGGGTGGAGTCCGGATCGGTGCGCCCCGGCGCCCGCGTGGCCTTTTCGCCGTCGGGGAAATCCTCCGTCGTACGAACGGTGGAGAAGTGGAACCGTCCCGACTGCCCGCAGGCCGCGGCCGGGGAGTGCGCCGGCATCACGCTCGAGGACGAGCTCTTCCTGGAACGGGGGGAAGTGATGGGAACCCGGGAAAACGTTCCGGCGTCCGCGAGTGAAGTGTCGGCGAGCCTATTCTGGCTGGGGATCGCCCCCATGCGACTGAATCAGAGATATGTCATGAAGCTCGCCACGGGCGAGGCCGAGGTGACACTCTCGACGATCACCGAGAGGATCAACTCGTCGACGCTGGAGGTCATCGAGCGGCACCCTGACCGGGTGGAGAACCTGGATGTGGCCAACGTCACCTTCACGCTCCACCGGCCTTTGGCCGCGGACACCTTCGAGGAAAACCCGAGGCTGGGCCGGTTTGTGGTCGCGGAGGACGGGTTCGTCGCGGGGGGAGGGATCGTCCGCGAGGTGCGGTCGGACCCGGTGGGGGCGCGGACGCGGGTGATCCGGCTCGACGCGCGGCTTATGACCGAGCCGGACGGCAACCTGATCGACCTGTCCCGGGAAGCGGGCCCGATCGAGTTCGATCTCTCGCCGGGATTCCTCGACCGCCTCGAGGCAGGGGAAAAGGTGGTGATCCGCCTCCGGACGGCGGACCAGTTTGAAAAACTCGCCCGGCTGGCGTTTGGGCACCACATGGGGCTCGAGTTCGGGCGCGACGGGGAAGGGGGGAAAGTTGTCCTCTGCCGGGAGCGCCCCGTGCGCCTTCTCGCCGCGGAAGAAACCGGGCCGGTGATCTAGTGCAGCGTCTCGCAAATAACCTGGCATTCGACCGCCGCTGCATCCGCTCCGGCTTCGTTGCGCTCCTTGCGGCGTACTTCGTTCCAGTACGCCTCAGTCGCGCGCCTCGCCGGCGCGGCGCATCGACGGTCTCGGTGCGTCAGCCTATTTGCGAGACGCTACACTAGGGGCATCCGGGGGGGGGAGCGGGTCATGGAAGTTCAGGCGGAAATCGAGGAGGTGGCACGGGCGATCGACGCGGTCCGGTCCGGTGCCATCTCGCCGGAGGAATTCCGCCGGGTCCGGGTCATTCAGGGGATCTATCCCATTCGTGGGGGGACGGACCGTTTCCTTCTCCGCATCCGGATCCCGCTCGGGCGCCCATCGCCTTTCCACCTGCGCGCGATCGCCGATGCGGCCGACCGGTTTGCATCGGGGCGCCCTGTCCACCTGACCACAAGGCAGGACGTGCACATCTACGACATCGGCATCCGGGACATTCCGGAGGCGATGGCGTTCCTCGCGGAAAGGGGGCTCACCACCCGCGAGGCGTGCGGTGATACTGTGCGCAACGTCGTAGTGTGCCCCTTCGCCGGGATCGCGCGGGACGAACCCTTCGACGTAGTACCGTACGCGGACGCGATCGGCAGGTACCTGCTTCGGAACCCCCTCGGGCAAGGATTGCCCAGGAAGTTCAAGATCGCCTTCGAGGGGTGCGGGAGTGGCGACCACGTGGGTCTTGCCTGCCATGACGTCGGTGTACGGGCGGTTCGCTCCGATAACGGCTGCCCGGGTTTCCGCGTGACCCTCGCGGGCGGGCTCGGCGCGCTGCCGCAGGCGGGAATCCCACTGGAACCGTTCACGCCGGCAGGCGACCTCGGGGATACGATCCTGGCCGTCTTACGCCTGTTCGACCGCCTTGGGGACAGGCAGAGAAGGGGGAGGGCCCGTCTCAAGTTCGTCGCCCTTTCGATGGGGGAAGATCCCTTCCGACAGGCGGTGGTGGACGAGCGTCGTGCATTGGAGAACGCGTCCGGGCGGAGGCTTAGACTTCCGGAGCCGGCCATCCGGCCCTCCCCGTGTTCCCACGAAGGGAAGAAGCCTCCGGGTTGGCCCGGAGCGTTCTTCCAGAGAGGGAACGGGGTCGTAGCCGTCCCCCTGCAAGTGCCTCTCGGCGATCTGGCGCCGGAGCAACTGCGCCTGCTGGCGGAGATCGCGGAACAGGCCGATGTGACCGTCAGGCTGACGCAGGCGCAGGGGATCCTGGTCTCGGACGTCCCGGAGGATCTTGCCGCTGTCCTGGCGGGGAAGTTACGGGAGGCGGGGTTTCGCCCTCCCGGGGATATAGCCCTTACCCGCTGTGCCGGGACGGAAACCTGCACGGTGGGAACGACGAGGGTACGCTCCCTTGCTGACCTGATCGAGAAGGAGGTCCTGTGCTACGGGGATACCGACGTGTCAGCGGGCCGCGGAATCAGCATGAGAATCTCCGGATGCGCCAACGGGTGCGGGCGGCACCTGCTCGCCGACATCGGCCTGCAGGGGGTGGCCCGCTCCGTCACCGGTCTGGGGGAGGGTACGGGCCGCCTGGCGTCGCACTACATGCTCTTCCTGGGGGGCGGACAGGACGAAAACGGAGGGGTCCGGTTCGGCACGAGAGTGGGCCGCATCCCCGCGCGCCGCGTTATCGAGGCGGTGAAGCACGTTCTCGCCGTCTTGCGCCATGGTGCGATTCCGGGGGAAAGAGCCGGGGAGACGATATCGCGGCTGGGAGTACCCACGTTCACCGCTGCTCTCGGGGACCTGCTGGAGCCGCCCCCGGAATCGTTTTTGGAGGAGGATTTTCTCGACCTGGGCACCTTAGGACCCGTGCGATTCCCCCACCGACCGCACGGGGCCGCAGGTTCCCTGATACGCTTTCCGGATACGATTTCCGGTGGCGCGTGACGCGCCGGAGAGATATAATGATGATGCGGATCTGGGAAATGAGCCGGCGAACCGGTCGGCTCCCATGTCCGCCGGGGACCGCAGAACCTCCCCGCAGGGCGGGGAGAGAAAAAAACGGGCTGCGAGCCGGCGGCACGCACTTCCTGCCTTGAGCCAGCGGGATACCGACCCAGGTCCGCATTTTCTTGCCCGTTTTCAAGCAACCGGGCAACGTTTCACCCGACGCGAACGGATTCCGTCAGACGGCTTTTCCCATCCGGAGATTTCCGGGATGCTCCCTCCCCGCCGAAAAGACCGTTGGGCAAGCGGCGCGGATGCCGTGTAGAATCGCCTTGCGAGATTCTCGCTGGGGGCGGTCGAGAGGAGGGGATGACCACCCTGATCGCCACCCACGAGATGGATTTCGCCCGGGAAGTGGCCGACCGGGTCGTGGTTTTCGATCACGGGGAGATCGTGGAAACCGGGCTGCCCAAGGAGATCTTCATGCGTCCGAGTACGGGGCGCGCGAGAAATTTCCTACGCCGCGTGCTCCGCAGGGACGGGCTCCTTCCGTAGCGAGAGGCTGTTCACGGGGGTCCGGTCGTAAAACTCCTCGTTGCGCTTTCCGTAGAGGCGGCACCGTCTCCCGCGGCAACTTTCCAGTAATAGACGGTACCGGGGGCAAGCTCCGACACCTCGTGCGTGACCGCACTCGTCGCGGGAACTTGCGCACCGCCTCCTCCGCCGCAGCCCGGTACGGAGGAAGCCAGGAGGCATGCCGAGAGGAAAAGGACGGCCACGGACGCCGGGATCCGTTTCCTTTTCCCGAAGATCGCCGCCAGGGCAAGTCCGGCGGCCGGGAGCGCGGCCGGAAACCCGGAACCTGCGGCTGAGGATGTCCCCCCCGTCGGCCCGGGGACCGGAACGGGGACGGTCCCCATGAAGGAGGGGTCGGTGTCCAGGAAGAAGAGGTAAGTCACGGTGTCGCCGTCCGGATCGGCGGACGTGTTCCACCGGAAGACCACCTTCGCCGTCACCCCGGTCTGCCCGTCGGCGGGGAAGGCGAGCACGGGGGCGGAGGGAGGGGTATTCTCCGCGACGATCTGGTGGACGGACCCGCCGGCGTGATCCGTCACAAAGAGGTTTCCCGCCTCGTCCTCGCCGAAAGAGGAGATCGAAAGCGGGACGGTCAGGAGCGGGGCGCTTCGCCATGCTGCTCCCTCCCTGGCCAGTCCGAAGATCCGTCCGCTGCAGAAGTCCGCGTAGAAGTAGATCCCCTCCATCCGGGGATGGGCGGCTCCCCGGTAGACCGTTCCTCCGGTGACGGAGCAGCCCAGGGAATGGTCGTATTCCGATACCGGCGGGACAAACACGGAACTGTCGCAGCCGGACCCGCCGAAACAGTGGTTCCCCTCCATGATGTTCCAGCCGTAGTTTTCGCCGCCGGGGCTCCCCGCGGGCTGGAAATCCACCTCCTCGAAAGAGCCCGCCCCGACGTCACCGATGTAGAGGTCTCCCGACAGGCGGTCGAAGGAAAATCGCCAGGGGTTGCGGAGGCCCAGGGTCCAGATCTCCCCGCGCGCTGCAGGCCTTCCCGCAAAGGGGTTTCCGGGCGGGATCGCGTATGGCTGGGAACCGGATTCCACGTCGATCCGGAGGATCTTCGCGAGTAAGGAGGAGAGGTTCTGGGCGTTGCGTAAAGGATCTCCCTCCGAACCTCCGTCTCCCGTCCCGATGTACAGGAAGCCGTCCGGGCCGAAGGCGATCTGTCCCCCGTTGTGGTTCGCGAAGGGCTGGTCGATGACGAGCAGGACCTCCTCGGAAGCCGGGTCGGCCGAGCGCGGGGTCCCCGTCGCCCGGTAGCGGGCGATGACCGTGCCCCCGTCGGGAATGCGCGTGTAGTT harbors:
- a CDS encoding PQQ-dependent sugar dehydrogenase yields the protein MQVTHAGDGSGILYAVEQGGRIRTIRNGIPDSAPFLDIADRVLAGGERGLLGLAFSPGYAANGRFYVNYTRIPDGGTVIARYRATGTPRSADPASEEVLLVIDQPFANHNGGQIAFGPDGFLYIGTGDGGSEGDPLRNAQNLSSLLAKILRIDVESGSQPYAIPPGNPFAGRPAARGEIWTLGLRNPWRFSFDRLSGDLYIGDVGAGSFEEVDFQPAGSPGGENYGWNIMEGNHCFGGSGCDSSVFVPPVSEYDHSLGCSVTGGTVYRGAAHPRMEGIYFYADFCSGRIFGLAREGAAWRSAPLLTVPLSISSFGEDEAGNLFVTDHAGGSVHQIVAENTPPSAPVLAFPADGQTGVTAKVVFRWNTSADPDGDTVTYLFFLDTDPSFMGTVPVPVPGPTGGTSSAAGSGFPAALPAAGLALAAIFGKRKRIPASVAVLFLSACLLASSVPGCGGGGGAQVPATSAVTHEVSELAPGTVYYWKVAAGDGAASTESATRSFTTGPP
- a CDS encoding GTP-binding protein, which codes for MNVADTLRIVIVGHVDHGKSTLIGRLFYDTGSLPEERYREIERACREQGREFEFAYLMDALEEEREHNITIDTAQTFFRTVMRPYIIIDAPGHKEFLKNMITGAAAADAAILLVDGAEGVREQTRRHAYILSLLGLPQVVVAVNKLDLVGYRRIRFLEIEEEIRRFLGSVGIVPSYVVPISAREGDNIAANSSRMPWYGGPTLLEALDSFSPAREATGLPLRFPVQDVYVWDRKRIYAGRVESGSVRPGARVAFSPSGKSSVVRTVEKWNRPDCPQAAAGECAGITLEDELFLERGEVMGTRENVPASASEVSASLFWLGIAPMRLNQRYVMKLATGEAEVTLSTITERINSSTLEVIERHPDRVENLDVANVTFTLHRPLAADTFEENPRLGRFVVAEDGFVAGGGIVREVRSDPVGARTRVIRLDARLMTEPDGNLIDLSREAGPIEFDLSPGFLDRLEAGEKVVIRLRTADQFEKLARLAFGHHMGLEFGRDGEGGKVVLCRERPVRLLAAEETGPVI
- a CDS encoding nitrite/sulfite reductase, with amino-acid sequence MEVQAEIEEVARAIDAVRSGAISPEEFRRVRVIQGIYPIRGGTDRFLLRIRIPLGRPSPFHLRAIADAADRFASGRPVHLTTRQDVHIYDIGIRDIPEAMAFLAERGLTTREACGDTVRNVVVCPFAGIARDEPFDVVPYADAIGRYLLRNPLGQGLPRKFKIAFEGCGSGDHVGLACHDVGVRAVRSDNGCPGFRVTLAGGLGALPQAGIPLEPFTPAGDLGDTILAVLRLFDRLGDRQRRGRARLKFVALSMGEDPFRQAVVDERRALENASGRRLRLPEPAIRPSPCSHEGKKPPGWPGAFFQRGNGVVAVPLQVPLGDLAPEQLRLLAEIAEQADVTVRLTQAQGILVSDVPEDLAAVLAGKLREAGFRPPGDIALTRCAGTETCTVGTTRVRSLADLIEKEVLCYGDTDVSAGRGISMRISGCANGCGRHLLADIGLQGVARSVTGLGEGTGRLASHYMLFLGGGQDENGGVRFGTRVGRIPARRVIEAVKHVLAVLRHGAIPGERAGETISRLGVPTFTAALGDLLEPPPESFLEEDFLDLGTLGPVRFPHRPHGAAGSLIRFPDTISGGA